A window from Flavobacterium sp. 83 encodes these proteins:
- a CDS encoding nuclear transport factor 2 family protein, with protein sequence MIREVNFNMRFTLCLTFLLISNLLSAQKVEAKKKDNSSLHKQISTLNSEQLLARITATEDRLEILNLLAGSAFSSDVASEPYWTNMFTEDASFDRGPRQEKGRDEILKIVNAPEQKEAIKAGMTHLAMLPHITLNGDNAVATGYLLIVVPDTTASHIKLPGKGTSPGFSIYQLTVNQWKLSRTTDGWKVSNRTVRPISSADSRAIIQQAIELKK encoded by the coding sequence ATGATAAGAGAAGTTAATTTTAATATGAGATTTACATTGTGTTTAACCTTTTTATTAATTTCTAATCTACTTTCTGCCCAGAAAGTGGAGGCTAAAAAAAAAGACAACTCGTCTCTCCATAAACAAATAAGTACTTTGAATTCTGAACAACTTCTTGCTCGTATTACAGCCACTGAAGACCGCCTTGAAATTCTGAACCTTCTTGCAGGTTCTGCTTTTAGTTCTGATGTTGCATCGGAACCGTATTGGACAAACATGTTTACAGAAGATGCCTCCTTTGACCGTGGTCCACGGCAAGAAAAAGGTCGAGATGAAATCTTGAAAATCGTCAATGCTCCTGAACAAAAAGAAGCGATTAAGGCTGGAATGACACATTTAGCTATGCTTCCCCACATCACGCTAAATGGTGATAATGCTGTAGCTACTGGTTATTTGCTCATAGTTGTGCCAGATACAACAGCCTCTCATATTAAACTTCCCGGTAAAGGAACTTCTCCCGGATTCTCTATTTATCAACTTACAGTAAACCAATGGAAACTCTCACGAACTACAGATGGATGGAAAGTTAGTAATCGCACCGTGAGGCCTATATCAAGCGCCGATTCTCGTGCTATTATTCAACAAGCAATAGAATTGAAGAAATAA
- a CDS encoding bile acid:sodium symporter family protein, whose translation MTKIYKFLLVISAVLGLSALGMLVFGDGLLATGPFIVSSLICLAIGGKNVSFLNQMSFTIWVIAAVSVGFFYPQYFQEIGDFKFTGFIVPLIQLIMFTMGTEMSIKDFEGVVKTPKAVLIGLVSHFTIMPLVGFTLAKSFGFPPEIAAGVILMGTVPSGVTSNVLAFIAKANMPLSVTIAAISTLLAPFLTPLLMKLLAGQYVDIDLQAMMLHVAEIIILPILLGLLVNRFLSNGIKKIQFMLPKLSMLGVLMMMIVIVSSGRDSLLEIGPLLFLSAMIHHTIGYLLGYWSGRFMGLDEASCRTISLEVGMQNGGLASGIALQMGKIATVGLASVIAVPWMTISGSMLSNWWRKKDNEKSKIASSKSMK comes from the coding sequence ATGACAAAAATATATAAATTCTTACTTGTAATTTCTGCCGTTTTAGGGCTTTCAGCACTAGGAATGTTAGTTTTTGGAGACGGATTATTGGCAACAGGCCCTTTTATTGTTAGTTCACTTATATGTTTAGCAATCGGAGGCAAAAACGTTTCATTTCTAAATCAAATGTCGTTTACGATTTGGGTTATAGCAGCAGTTTCAGTTGGCTTTTTTTATCCGCAATATTTCCAAGAAATTGGTGATTTTAAATTCACTGGCTTTATTGTTCCTCTTATACAGTTGATAATGTTTACCATGGGTACCGAAATGAGTATAAAAGACTTTGAAGGTGTTGTTAAAACGCCCAAAGCTGTTTTAATTGGTTTAGTGAGTCACTTTACTATTATGCCTTTAGTCGGGTTTACTTTAGCCAAAAGTTTTGGTTTTCCACCCGAAATCGCTGCAGGTGTTATATTGATGGGTACGGTACCCAGTGGAGTAACCTCCAATGTTTTGGCATTTATTGCCAAAGCTAATATGCCTTTGTCAGTTACTATTGCTGCGATTTCTACACTTTTGGCGCCATTTCTTACTCCTTTGTTAATGAAGTTGTTAGCGGGTCAATACGTCGATATTGATTTACAAGCGATGATGCTCCATGTAGCTGAAATCATTATTTTACCAATACTATTAGGTTTACTTGTCAATAGGTTTCTTAGTAATGGTATAAAAAAAATACAGTTTATGTTACCTAAACTTTCAATGTTGGGTGTTTTGATGATGATGATTGTTATTGTTTCATCGGGGAGAGATTCTTTATTAGAAATTGGGCCATTGTTATTTTTATCTGCAATGATTCACCATACAATTGGTTATTTATTAGGTTATTGGAGCGGAAGATTTATGGGACTGGACGAAGCATCATGCCGTACCATTTCATTGGAAGTAGGTATGCAAAATGGCGGGTTAGCTTCTGGAATAGCCTTACAAATGGGAAAAATAGCAACTGTTGGTTTAGCATCAGTGATAGCGGTGCCTTGGATGACTATTTCAGGGTCAATGTTATCAAATTGGTGGCGAAAAAAAGATAATGAAAAGTCTAAAATAGCTTCTTCTAAGTCTATGAAATGA
- a CDS encoding SDR family NAD(P)-dependent oxidoreductase, translated as MKNINLNEGKKYTNLLLENKVCVIVGAASLRSIGYATAELFAAHGAKLVLLDLVMNEEIANEVGTAIASHIGHKPDIIYLQCDIRKVSDCDKVIEKAVAHFGTIDCLVNSAGIVKSEGMLSITDEAYDLIMDVNLKGTFNICKSALKIFTEKQAGVIVNLSSLSAQRGGGLVGGSHYAASKGGVTSLTKAIAREFAPMNIRANVICPAMIETSMLDGLSEEQLNDVISGIPLKRVGKTVELAGTCLFLASDLSGFITGATIDVNGGIHIH; from the coding sequence ATGAAAAATATAAACTTAAACGAAGGTAAAAAATACACTAATTTACTTTTAGAAAACAAAGTCTGTGTAATTGTCGGAGCGGCTTCTTTGCGAAGTATTGGATATGCTACGGCTGAACTTTTTGCAGCTCATGGAGCTAAATTAGTCCTTCTTGACTTGGTAATGAATGAAGAAATTGCCAATGAGGTTGGTACAGCTATTGCTTCACATATTGGCCATAAACCGGATATTATTTATCTACAATGTGACATACGAAAGGTGTCAGATTGTGATAAAGTGATAGAAAAAGCAGTGGCACATTTCGGCACTATTGACTGCTTAGTAAATTCTGCAGGTATTGTAAAATCAGAAGGAATGTTATCTATCACAGACGAAGCCTATGATTTGATAATGGATGTAAACCTAAAAGGTACTTTCAATATTTGTAAAAGTGCCTTGAAAATATTTACTGAAAAGCAAGCTGGAGTTATCGTCAATTTATCATCATTGTCAGCTCAACGTGGCGGTGGATTGGTAGGAGGGTCTCATTACGCTGCTTCAAAAGGTGGAGTTACCAGCCTTACTAAAGCTATAGCCCGAGAATTTGCACCCATGAATATTCGCGCTAATGTAATTTGCCCAGCTATGATTGAGACAAGTATGTTAGACGGACTTTCGGAAGAACAATTGAATGATGTAATTTCAGGAATTCCATTAAAACGTGTTGGCAAAACGGTAGAGTTAGCAGGGACTTGCCTTTTTTTGGCTTCCGATCTTTCTGGATTCATTACTGGTGCTACAATTGATGTTAATGGTGGAATCCATATTCATTAA
- the thrC gene encoding threonine synthase translates to MKYYSLNHNAPKVSFQEAVIQGLATDKGLYFPETITPLAPTFFDTIENLSNEEIAFEAIQQFVGEEIPADTLKQIIAETLCFDFPVVEVEKSIYSLELFHGPTMAFKDVGARFMSRCLGYFNKDNKESKNTVLVATSGDTGGAVASGFLGVKGVEVIILYPSGKVSDIQERQLTTLGQNIKALEVDGVFDDCQDMVKKAFLDESLKHHNLTSANSINIARWLPQMFYFFFAYKALKKQNKPLVFSCPSGNFGNICAGIIAKKMGLPIEHFVAATNVNDTVPRFLENGIYDPKPSIATISNAMDVGNPSNFIRIQEMYHNDLEQFKKDFSSFTFSDAETLEAMKTIYNTDGYIAEPHGAVGYLGLKKELQNHPNALGIFLETAHPIKFLDTVEPTLNVKLPIPAQIESVLGKEKVSTKIKTYEQFKAFLG, encoded by the coding sequence CACCAAAAGTTTCTTTTCAAGAAGCCGTAATACAAGGATTAGCAACTGATAAGGGATTGTACTTCCCTGAAACTATTACCCCGTTGGCTCCTACTTTTTTTGATACTATCGAAAATTTGAGCAACGAAGAAATTGCTTTTGAAGCGATTCAACAATTTGTAGGTGAAGAAATTCCAGCAGACACTTTAAAACAAATCATTGCCGAAACCTTGTGTTTTGATTTCCCTGTTGTCGAAGTGGAAAAAAGCATTTATTCCCTTGAATTATTTCATGGTCCAACGATGGCCTTCAAGGACGTAGGCGCGCGATTTATGTCGCGTTGTTTGGGTTATTTCAATAAAGATAACAAAGAGAGTAAAAATACCGTTCTTGTAGCTACTTCTGGTGATACAGGCGGTGCTGTAGCCAGTGGTTTCCTTGGTGTAAAAGGTGTTGAAGTGATTATTCTGTATCCATCCGGGAAAGTGAGTGATATCCAGGAACGACAATTGACAACTTTAGGTCAGAATATTAAAGCACTTGAAGTAGACGGCGTTTTTGATGACTGTCAAGATATGGTCAAAAAAGCTTTCCTAGATGAAAGTTTGAAGCATCACAACTTGACATCGGCAAATTCAATTAATATAGCGCGCTGGTTGCCACAAATGTTTTATTTCTTCTTTGCGTATAAAGCATTAAAAAAACAGAACAAACCGTTAGTATTTTCTTGTCCAAGTGGGAATTTTGGGAATATTTGCGCGGGAATTATTGCTAAAAAAATGGGATTACCTATTGAGCATTTTGTAGCGGCAACGAATGTGAATGATACGGTTCCGAGATTTTTAGAAAACGGAATTTACGACCCAAAACCTTCAATAGCCACGATTTCGAATGCGATGGATGTTGGGAATCCAAGTAATTTCATCCGAATTCAGGAAATGTATCACAATGATTTGGAGCAGTTCAAAAAAGATTTTTCTTCTTTTACGTTCTCTGATGCAGAGACTTTAGAAGCCATGAAAACCATTTACAATACAGATGGTTACATTGCAGAACCTCACGGAGCAGTTGGTTATCTTGGATTGAAAAAAGAATTACAAAACCACCCAAATGCACTTGGTATTTTCTTAGAAACCGCTCACCCAATTAAGTTTTTGGATACGGTCGAACCAACATTAAACGTAAAATTACCTATTCCTGCACAAATTGAAAGTGTATTAGGAAAAGAGAAAGTAAGCACAAAAATTAAAACGTACGAGCAATTCAAAGCATTTTTAGGGTAA
- a CDS encoding glycoside hydrolase family 3 protein: MKLKFLYIVPFILIIIFSFKKNSEDNGSDENLPQLGKNSIDEILQALTVEEKVNLVTGMGMFIPGLPDGMIPEMDSTDAGIAEKILGSAGRTHAVSRLGIPSITLSDGPAGVRISPIRGNDSARTYYATAFPIGTLVASTWDTDLVQVMGVAIGNEAKEYGVDVLLGPAMNIHRNSLAGRNFEYYSEDPLVSGSMAAAIVNGVQSNGIGTSIKHFAANNHEFNRFRMNVKVSERALREIYLKNFQVALQKSEPWTIMSSYNMINGTYTSQNKPLLNTYLRHESKFKGLVMTDWFAGKNAVEQMEAGNDLLMPGTKAQKISIIEAVKTGKLPMKQLDENVKHVLELVLKSPTFKGYKYSETPNLKQHAKISRQVASEGMVLLKNEGVLPMTTVKKVALFGNNSYELIAGGTGSGDVNKSYMISLDKGLENANYTVHANLAASYKHYYKESKAKLPPPASPFHPHTVVPEMYVDVALAQKMALENDIAVFTIGKHSGEFVDRTLDTDFNLTSSEKVTFETVSKAFQAQGKKVVVVLNIGGVLETASWNDKADAILLAWQGGLESGNAIADILKGNVNPSGKLATTFPVAYTDEPSSKNYPGTVTEVISNKMLLADTDAAEVTYEEGIYVGYRYFNTFKVKPSYAFGYGLSYTTFIYDNLKLSSKAFKDNLKVTITVTNSGKVAGKEIVQLYLSAPSSQLNKPESELKAFGKTKLLQPNESQTLTFNISTADLASFNPAKSAWIADAGIYTIKIGSSSLDIKNKAFFTLQKSQQLYKTPKILLPQKGIKELSK, translated from the coding sequence ATGAAATTAAAATTTCTTTATATCGTACCATTCATACTTATTATTATCTTTAGTTTTAAGAAAAATAGCGAAGACAATGGATCAGATGAAAATCTACCGCAATTGGGCAAAAATTCTATTGATGAAATACTTCAAGCGCTAACAGTTGAAGAAAAAGTAAATCTCGTTACAGGAATGGGAATGTTTATTCCAGGACTTCCAGACGGTATGATTCCTGAGATGGATTCTACTGATGCCGGTATTGCAGAGAAAATTTTGGGATCGGCGGGACGAACTCATGCAGTTTCACGTTTAGGAATTCCTTCTATTACTTTATCGGATGGCCCCGCTGGTGTACGAATTTCTCCTATTCGAGGGAATGATTCCGCCCGAACATATTACGCAACTGCATTTCCAATAGGTACTTTAGTAGCTTCTACTTGGGATACTGATTTGGTTCAGGTCATGGGTGTAGCTATTGGTAATGAAGCAAAAGAATATGGCGTTGATGTTTTGTTAGGACCGGCCATGAATATTCATCGTAATTCTTTGGCGGGACGTAATTTTGAATATTATTCAGAAGACCCATTAGTTTCTGGTAGTATGGCTGCTGCCATAGTCAATGGCGTGCAAAGCAATGGAATTGGTACTTCAATAAAACATTTTGCAGCGAACAACCATGAGTTTAACAGATTCCGAATGAACGTAAAGGTTAGTGAAAGAGCTTTGCGAGAAATTTATCTAAAAAACTTTCAAGTTGCCCTTCAAAAATCTGAACCTTGGACTATTATGTCGTCATACAACATGATTAATGGTACTTATACTTCTCAAAATAAACCTTTATTAAATACTTATTTAAGACATGAATCCAAGTTCAAAGGATTGGTGATGACCGATTGGTTTGCAGGTAAAAATGCCGTTGAACAAATGGAAGCAGGTAATGATCTTTTAATGCCAGGAACAAAGGCTCAAAAGATATCGATTATCGAAGCTGTAAAAACAGGTAAACTCCCAATGAAGCAGTTAGATGAGAATGTTAAACACGTATTAGAGCTTGTCTTAAAATCACCTACTTTCAAAGGTTATAAATATTCTGAAACACCAAATTTGAAACAACATGCTAAAATTTCTCGTCAAGTTGCGAGTGAAGGCATGGTTTTGTTAAAAAATGAAGGAGTTTTACCGATGACAACTGTAAAAAAAGTCGCTTTATTTGGGAATAATAGTTATGAATTAATTGCAGGAGGAACTGGTAGTGGTGATGTTAATAAAAGCTATATGATTTCGTTGGATAAAGGATTAGAAAATGCCAATTATACTGTTCACGCGAACTTGGCTGCAAGTTACAAACACTATTATAAAGAGAGTAAAGCCAAGTTGCCACCGCCTGCATCTCCTTTTCACCCTCATACTGTTGTTCCAGAAATGTATGTTGACGTTGCATTAGCTCAAAAAATGGCACTCGAAAATGATATTGCCGTATTTACAATTGGGAAGCATTCAGGTGAATTTGTAGATAGAACTTTAGATACAGATTTTAATCTAACCAGTTCAGAAAAAGTAACGTTTGAAACGGTTTCAAAAGCCTTTCAAGCGCAAGGTAAAAAAGTAGTTGTGGTCTTGAATATTGGAGGGGTGCTAGAAACTGCCAGTTGGAATGATAAAGCGGATGCCATTTTGTTAGCTTGGCAAGGAGGTTTAGAAAGTGGGAATGCTATTGCTGATATATTGAAAGGGAATGTCAATCCTTCAGGAAAGTTGGCAACGACTTTTCCTGTCGCCTATACAGATGAGCCTTCCAGTAAAAATTATCCAGGTACGGTTACTGAAGTAATATCTAATAAAATGTTATTGGCGGATACTGATGCTGCAGAAGTTACTTATGAAGAAGGTATTTATGTTGGCTATCGTTATTTCAATACTTTCAAAGTTAAGCCTTCTTATGCTTTTGGATATGGTCTATCTTATACCACATTTATATATGATAATTTAAAATTGAGCAGTAAAGCATTTAAGGATAACCTTAAAGTTACGATTACAGTGACCAATAGCGGCAAAGTGGCAGGAAAAGAAATCGTACAACTGTATTTATCAGCTCCAAGTAGTCAATTAAATAAGCCTGAAAGTGAATTAAAAGCTTTCGGAAAAACAAAATTATTGCAGCCTAATGAATCTCAAACCTTAACTTTTAATATATCGACCGCTGACTTAGCATCTTTCAATCCTGCAAAATCTGCGTGGATAGCTGATGCAGGCATATATACTATCAAAATAGGAAGCTCATCGCTAGATATTAAAAACAAAGCATTTTTCACGTTGCAAAAATCACAACAGTTGTACAAAACACCTAAGATTTTATTGCCTCAAAAAGGAATCAAAGAATTGAGTAAATAG
- the pcaF gene encoding 3-oxoadipyl-CoA thiolase codes for MKQSYIIDAIRTPIGSLGGSLSTLRADDLAALPIKELIKRNPNLPTELIDDVILGCHNQAGEDNRNVARMALLLAGIPYTVPGETVNRLCSSGMSAIIHANRAIKADDGDIFIAGGMEHMTRGPWVISKTSKPFGNDAQMFDSSFGWRFINPKMQKLYGVDPMGITAENLAVMYAISREDQDLFAFRSQQKAFIAQQNCILADEIMKVEMADRKGNITIFDTDEFVKGSTTLEILSKLNPIFKKEGGTVTAGNASGLNDGAAAMLISSEEALKKYNFIPKARIVSSAVVGVEPRIMGIGPVGATQKALQKAGLTLDQIDVFEFNEAFAAQCLAVTRNLGIADDDPRVNPNGGAIALGHPLGMSGTRIIQAAVNELHRSKKKYALAAMCVGVGMGYAVIIENVNI; via the coding sequence ATGAAACAATCTTATATCATTGATGCTATTCGAACGCCAATTGGAAGTTTAGGCGGAAGTTTATCAACTCTTCGTGCAGATGATCTCGCAGCATTACCAATTAAAGAACTTATAAAAAGAAATCCAAATTTACCAACAGAGCTGATAGACGATGTCATTTTAGGATGTCATAACCAGGCTGGTGAGGATAATAGAAATGTAGCTCGCATGGCTTTACTTTTAGCCGGAATACCATACACTGTTCCTGGTGAAACAGTAAATCGTTTATGTTCGTCAGGAATGTCAGCGATTATTCATGCCAACAGAGCCATAAAAGCTGATGATGGGGATATTTTTATTGCAGGTGGAATGGAACACATGACACGTGGCCCGTGGGTGATTTCTAAAACTTCAAAACCTTTTGGCAATGATGCACAAATGTTTGATAGTAGTTTTGGATGGCGCTTTATTAATCCAAAAATGCAAAAATTATACGGTGTAGATCCAATGGGCATCACCGCTGAGAATTTGGCAGTAATGTATGCAATAAGCAGAGAAGACCAAGATTTGTTTGCTTTTCGCTCACAACAAAAAGCATTTATTGCACAACAAAACTGCATTTTAGCGGATGAAATTATGAAAGTTGAAATGGCGGACAGAAAAGGAAATATCACTATTTTTGATACAGATGAGTTTGTTAAAGGCAGTACAACACTAGAAATTCTCTCCAAATTAAATCCCATTTTTAAGAAAGAAGGTGGAACAGTAACCGCTGGAAATGCTTCTGGATTAAATGATGGAGCTGCTGCTATGTTAATTTCTTCGGAAGAAGCTCTAAAAAAATATAATTTTATTCCAAAAGCAAGGATTGTATCCTCGGCAGTTGTAGGCGTTGAACCTCGAATCATGGGAATCGGTCCTGTTGGAGCAACACAAAAAGCGTTGCAAAAAGCAGGTTTAACCCTCGACCAAATAGACGTATTTGAATTCAATGAAGCTTTTGCTGCTCAATGTTTAGCGGTTACTCGAAACTTAGGAATTGCCGATGATGATCCAAGGGTAAACCCAAATGGTGGCGCAATTGCACTTGGACATCCACTAGGAATGTCGGGCACTCGAATCATTCAAGCGGCAGTAAATGAACTGCACCGTTCCAAGAAAAAATATGCACTTGCCGCTATGTGCGTTGGTGTTGGAATGGGTTATGCTGTAATAATAGAAAATGTCAATATATAA
- a CDS encoding CaiB/BaiF CoA-transferase family protein has translation MKFEPLKGIKILDLTSVVVGPVATWRLGQYGAEIIKVENPSGDLMRGLGGMSPTGQHSGAYLHLNRGKKNICLDLKKESGKEIIQKLVKWCDVIVANMRPDALERLGLDADTIRSKYPEKIYCLITGYGTDGPYSGLPTYDSVLQGASGIAGLTMARDGKPAYVPMLICDHVVGEITAGTVMAALMQRQNTGIGTSLEIPMFETMASFVLQEHLAQQSFEPPVGPPGDLRLLSPHNQPVKTKDGYISFTINTDAQVQAFLKITDKTELLHDERFITVASRAKYVSEWFEIRGAALDNKSTDEWLKIFRETDLPAMPCHTLETLTNDPHLRAVELIDFENHPTEGKTAVIRSTIKVDGQYPSARSTAAPCGWDTTEILSELGYSETEMEKILIEKAAYNYKGSKQS, from the coding sequence ATGAAATTTGAACCATTAAAAGGCATCAAAATATTAGATTTAACATCCGTAGTTGTTGGTCCAGTGGCTACTTGGCGATTGGGGCAGTATGGAGCAGAAATTATTAAGGTTGAAAACCCTTCGGGAGATTTGATGCGTGGTCTTGGAGGAATGTCACCTACGGGACAACATTCCGGAGCTTACTTACATCTTAATCGGGGGAAAAAAAATATTTGTCTCGACTTAAAAAAAGAAAGTGGAAAGGAAATCATTCAAAAATTAGTAAAATGGTGTGATGTAATTGTTGCCAATATGCGACCCGATGCTTTGGAGCGTTTGGGCTTAGATGCAGATACCATCAGGTCGAAATATCCAGAAAAAATATATTGCTTGATAACTGGCTATGGCACAGATGGTCCTTATTCGGGATTGCCAACGTACGACAGTGTTTTGCAAGGTGCTTCGGGTATTGCAGGATTAACGATGGCTCGTGATGGAAAACCGGCTTACGTTCCTATGTTAATCTGTGACCATGTTGTTGGCGAAATTACGGCAGGCACAGTTATGGCCGCATTGATGCAACGTCAAAATACGGGTATAGGTACAAGTTTAGAAATACCGATGTTTGAAACCATGGCATCTTTTGTTTTGCAAGAACATTTAGCACAACAAAGTTTTGAACCACCTGTTGGTCCTCCGGGAGATCTTCGACTTTTAAGCCCCCATAATCAGCCCGTTAAAACCAAGGATGGATATATTTCCTTTACCATCAATACGGATGCTCAGGTACAAGCCTTTTTAAAAATAACGGATAAAACTGAATTACTCCATGATGAACGATTTATAACTGTGGCAAGCAGGGCGAAATACGTTTCAGAATGGTTTGAAATTCGTGGTGCGGCACTCGATAATAAATCCACTGATGAATGGCTTAAAATATTTAGAGAAACGGACCTACCCGCTATGCCATGCCATACGCTTGAAACATTAACTAATGACCCACATTTAAGGGCGGTTGAACTAATAGATTTTGAAAATCATCCAACCGAAGGAAAAACAGCGGTAATTCGTTCGACCATAAAAGTTGATGGACAATATCCTTCCGCTCGATCTACCGCAGCTCCTTGTGGATGGGACACAACCGAAATTCTTAGCGAATTGGGATATTCAGAAACGGAAATGGAAAAAATTTTAATAGAAAAAGCAGCCTACAATTATAAAGGCTCAAAGCAATCATAA
- a CDS encoding IclR family transcriptional regulator, whose translation MKEKEENGAYSAPALDKGLDILEVLSKSENGLTQQEIAAQLGRKLGEIYRMLNCLVQRNYVTNYGNVYTITSKLFQLSHFHPPTYRLLTEALPIMEGLSRAVSFPCDLRVYNSGFQTVIASIQPPNGLGFMTRVGSEIEVAPSASGMVFLAFQDPIIKEIRIRESLPNKTETEIEAYSNSLKDVVSKGFASIKSKQYEGLHAISFPILDMNGNAVAALTVPMLARIDGTNQFTHKQVEEKLRESVENLSKKIAISVTNIEK comes from the coding sequence ATGAAAGAGAAAGAAGAAAATGGAGCTTATTCCGCCCCAGCATTAGACAAAGGCTTAGATATTTTAGAAGTTCTTAGTAAGTCTGAAAACGGATTGACACAGCAAGAAATTGCTGCTCAACTTGGAAGAAAATTGGGGGAAATTTATCGGATGTTGAATTGTTTGGTACAAAGGAATTATGTTACCAATTATGGCAATGTTTATACCATTACTTCTAAGTTGTTTCAATTGTCCCATTTTCATCCGCCTACTTATCGTTTGTTGACGGAGGCACTTCCAATTATGGAGGGTTTGTCAAGAGCAGTTTCTTTTCCTTGTGATTTGAGAGTTTACAACAGTGGTTTTCAAACCGTTATAGCGTCCATTCAACCGCCAAATGGACTTGGTTTTATGACTCGAGTTGGCTCTGAAATTGAGGTGGCTCCTTCGGCATCTGGCATGGTATTTCTGGCCTTTCAGGATCCTATAATCAAGGAAATCAGAATACGAGAGAGTCTTCCAAATAAAACGGAGACTGAAATTGAAGCTTACAGTAATAGTCTAAAGGATGTAGTGTCAAAAGGATTTGCATCCATAAAGAGTAAACAATACGAAGGACTTCATGCTATTTCATTTCCCATATTAGATATGAATGGAAATGCAGTTGCAGCGTTGACAGTTCCTATGTTAGCTAGAATTGATGGAACGAACCAATTTACGCACAAGCAGGTAGAAGAAAAGCTAAGAGAAAGTGTAGAAAATTTGAGTAAAAAAATTGCAATTAGTGTTACAAATATTGAAAAGTAA
- a CDS encoding cupin domain-containing protein: protein MIEIDTLPQNEIKEGFKARFVHTENLTLGYWDVEEGAILPMHAHFQEQVTQVLEGKFELTIGEETKVYEKGQLAVIPPNVVHGGKALTKCKIFDIFCPVREDYQI from the coding sequence ATGATAGAAATAGACACACTACCACAAAATGAAATAAAAGAAGGGTTTAAGGCAAGATTTGTTCATACAGAAAATTTAACCTTGGGTTACTGGGATGTTGAAGAAGGGGCAATTTTACCCATGCACGCCCATTTTCAGGAGCAAGTCACCCAAGTTTTGGAGGGGAAATTTGAATTGACCATTGGCGAAGAAACAAAAGTCTATGAAAAGGGACAACTTGCTGTCATACCTCCTAATGTCGTGCACGGAGGAAAAGCACTTACAAAATGCAAGATATTTGATATATTTTGTCCCGTAAGAGAAGATTACCAAATTTAA
- a CDS encoding VOC family protein: MKFKYHHMNLCTEDVSRLSKFYQNIFGMSRLQDEEHGLTTEDTENRYDGQVEFITDGTIEFHITQKDNDAGHRMNQWINPIKNGHFCFRTDDIEGFKKKLEEQNIPYADYGKWALAGWYQIFFHDPDGNIIEVHQIGM, encoded by the coding sequence ATGAAATTTAAGTATCATCACATGAATCTATGCACAGAAGATGTGTCAAGATTATCCAAATTTTATCAAAATATTTTCGGCATGAGTCGCCTTCAAGACGAAGAACACGGATTGACAACCGAGGACACCGAAAACAGGTATGACGGGCAAGTTGAATTTATAACCGATGGCACCATAGAATTTCATATTACCCAAAAGGATAATGATGCAGGCCACCGAATGAACCAATGGATTAATCCAATCAAAAATGGTCATTTCTGTTTTAGAACGGATGACATAGAAGGGTTCAAAAAGAAATTAGAAGAGCAGAATATTCCCTATGCTGATTATGGCAAATGGGCATTAGCAGGTTGGTACCAAATTTTCTTTCATGACCCGGATGGAAATATCATCGAAGTGCATCAAATAGGTATGTAA